One window from the genome of Emys orbicularis isolate rEmyOrb1 chromosome 22, rEmyOrb1.hap1, whole genome shotgun sequence encodes:
- the AGTRAP gene encoding type-1 angiotensin II receptor-associated protein, with protein sequence MEVPAVNLKAIVLVHWLLTTWGCLVLPNSYTWGNFTVLAVGVWAIAQRDSIDAIIMFLIGLLITILLDIINISLFYPRRSSLTDLERFGSGMAIFSLLLKPLSCLFVYQMYRERGGEYVVNLGFLSVGRDRSSYQSIDQHDAPCPYPDLDSKPAPHPF encoded by the exons gcaATCGTTCTGGTGCACTGGCTGCTCACGACATG gggatgcttgGTGCTTCCGAACtcctacacatggggaaacttcACCGTCCTGGCTGTGGGGGTTTGGGCAATTGCTCAGCGGGATTCCATCGATGCAATAATCATG TTCCTGATTGGCCTGTTGATCACGATCCTCCTGGACATCATTAACATCAGCCTCTTCTATCCCCGGCGTAGCTCTCTAACTGACCTGGAACGCTTCGGTTCGGGCATGGCCATCTTCAGCCTCCTCCTCAAACCCTTGTCATGCCTCTTTGTCTATCAGATGTACCGGGAGCGTGGGGGAGAGTATGTCGTCAACCTAG GTTTCCTCAGCGTGGGCCGGGATCGCAGCTCATACCAGTCGATTGATCAGCACGATGCGCCTTGCCCGTACCCTGATCTGGACAGCAAGCCAGCCCCACATCCCTTCtga